The following coding sequences are from one Psychrobacter sp. AH5 window:
- the murC gene encoding UDP-N-acetylmuramate--L-alanine ligase, which yields MPTSAKALPKRLIEIPEMRRIQHLHFVGIGGSGMCGIAEVMNNQGYQVSGSDITDSLVTKRLASIGIEIFIGHDSKNIANADVIVVSSAIDRSNPEIEAALKARLPVVRRADMLGELMRYRHGIAVAGAHGKTTTTSLLTTMMAEGKLDPTYVIGGKLNASGKNAALGSSRFLIAEADESDASFLSLHPMAAIVTNIDQDHMETYENSFDKLKAAYIQFLQNMPFYGLAVVCGDDPELYAMIDDIGRPVLTFGLKPFNDVQATDVVVEGTKTHFTVLRRDREPLRLTLNIPGIHNVYNALAAITMATDEGVDDEAIKRALQKFAGVGRRFEQHEAVAVDEGDILLIDDYGHHPKEVDATIKAARQSFPDRRLVMMFQPHRYSRTRDCFDDFVEVLSSVDELLLLDVYSAGESHINGADTKSLARSIRLRGEVEPTIVDKDNIAPVMQRLLKANDMLITQGAGNVGQIAIDLAANDLYLK from the coding sequence ATGCCAACCTCTGCCAAAGCCTTACCCAAACGTCTGATTGAGATTCCAGAGATGCGCCGTATTCAGCATCTACATTTCGTGGGTATCGGCGGCTCAGGGATGTGCGGTATCGCTGAGGTGATGAATAATCAAGGTTATCAAGTTAGTGGCTCTGATATTACTGACAGCCTAGTTACCAAGCGCTTAGCGAGTATTGGTATTGAGATTTTTATCGGTCACGACTCAAAAAACATTGCTAACGCTGACGTTATAGTGGTGTCCTCAGCTATTGATCGCAGTAACCCTGAGATTGAGGCGGCGCTAAAAGCACGTCTGCCAGTGGTTCGCCGCGCTGATATGCTAGGTGAGTTGATGCGTTATCGTCATGGTATTGCAGTAGCCGGTGCTCATGGTAAAACCACGACCACTAGCTTACTGACCACTATGATGGCTGAAGGCAAACTAGACCCTACTTATGTTATTGGTGGCAAGCTTAATGCTTCGGGCAAAAACGCCGCTTTAGGTAGCAGCCGCTTTTTGATTGCCGAAGCTGATGAGTCAGACGCCTCGTTTTTGAGCTTACATCCGATGGCCGCTATTGTGACCAATATCGATCAAGATCATATGGAAACCTATGAAAACAGCTTTGATAAATTAAAAGCGGCCTACATTCAGTTTTTACAAAATATGCCTTTTTATGGCTTAGCAGTGGTTTGCGGTGATGACCCTGAGCTGTACGCGATGATCGATGACATCGGCCGCCCAGTATTGACTTTTGGACTCAAGCCTTTTAATGATGTGCAAGCCACTGACGTAGTAGTCGAAGGCACTAAAACGCATTTTACTGTATTGCGCCGTGATCGAGAGCCGCTGCGTTTGACCCTTAATATTCCGGGTATTCATAACGTTTATAATGCTCTGGCTGCCATTACTATGGCGACCGATGAAGGGGTAGATGATGAAGCTATCAAGCGAGCTTTACAAAAGTTTGCAGGCGTTGGTCGGCGATTTGAGCAGCATGAAGCGGTAGCCGTTGATGAAGGAGATATCCTCCTGATTGATGACTACGGCCATCATCCCAAAGAAGTCGATGCCACTATTAAAGCGGCGCGCCAAAGCTTCCCAGATCGCCGTTTGGTAATGATGTTTCAGCCGCATCGTTATAGCCGTACTCGTGACTGCTTCGATGACTTTGTTGAAGTTTTATCGAGCGTTGATGAATTATTACTCCTTGATGTTTATTCAGCAGGTGAGAGTCATATCAACGGCGCTGATACCAAATCATTGGCTCGTAGTATCCGTCTGCGCGGTGAAGTTGAGCCGACTATCGTGGACAAAGACAATATCGCACCAGTAATGCAGCGCCTGCTAAAAGCCAATGACATGCTGATAACTCAAGGAGCGGGCAATGTTGGGCAGATTGCTATTGACTTGGCAGCGAATGATTTATATCTAAAATAA
- a CDS encoding D-alanine--D-alanine ligase: MSNQNQQNLTINQQNNSDDNQLTNIKNPEPALVAAHIEQQDLADKQASDNKAANNEKAVKADSVAKDASVFGKVAVVYGGNSNERSVSLDSGAAVLQALQNQGIDAEHFDPRDQDVTELRNYDRVFNVLHGRGGEDGVLQGVLQWLDIPQTGSGVLASALGMDKVRTKQLWQGCGLSTAPFSLLTADTDWQQVVNMLGLPLIIKPVHEGSSIGMTKVNHLDELPAAYATAVQCGDAVMAERWITGREFTIVIIDDEAYPVIRLEPADISNFYDFEAKYNRNDTSYYIPCGLSANDEQHLQALSLAAFRAVDAKGWGRIDAMQDNNGNFWLLEINTVPGMTSHSLVPMAAKARGMDFEHLCWHILSQTL, encoded by the coding sequence ATGAGTAATCAAAATCAGCAAAACCTTACTATCAATCAGCAAAATAATAGCGATGATAATCAGCTTACTAATATAAAAAACCCAGAACCAGCGTTAGTAGCCGCTCATATCGAACAACAAGACTTAGCGGATAAGCAGGCTAGTGATAATAAAGCGGCTAATAATGAGAAAGCGGTTAAGGCTGATTCAGTCGCTAAAGACGCCAGCGTATTTGGTAAAGTTGCGGTAGTGTATGGCGGTAATAGCAATGAGCGTAGCGTCTCTTTAGATAGCGGCGCGGCTGTCTTGCAAGCGCTGCAAAACCAAGGCATCGATGCTGAGCATTTTGATCCTAGAGATCAAGACGTGACTGAGCTGCGTAACTACGATCGGGTATTTAATGTATTGCATGGCCGCGGCGGTGAGGATGGCGTATTACAAGGCGTCTTACAGTGGTTGGACATTCCGCAGACGGGTTCTGGGGTATTAGCTTCTGCTTTAGGCATGGATAAAGTCCGCACCAAGCAGCTCTGGCAAGGCTGTGGTCTCTCAACAGCGCCCTTTTCGTTGTTGACTGCAGATACCGATTGGCAGCAAGTGGTCAATATGCTGGGCTTGCCGCTGATTATCAAGCCCGTACATGAAGGCTCTAGCATTGGCATGACTAAAGTAAATCATTTAGATGAGCTACCAGCAGCTTATGCCACGGCCGTGCAGTGCGGCGATGCGGTGATGGCGGAGCGCTGGATTACTGGACGCGAATTTACTATTGTTATTATTGATGATGAGGCCTACCCAGTCATTCGCTTAGAGCCTGCCGATATCAGTAATTTTTATGATTTTGAAGCCAAATATAATCGTAATGATACTAGCTACTATATTCCTTGTGGTTTAAGTGCTAACGATGAGCAGCATCTACAAGCTTTGAGCTTAGCGGCTTTTCGCGCGGTAGATGCCAAAGGCTGGGGCCGTATCGATGCTATGCAGGATAATAATGGTAATTTTTGGCTATTAGAGATTAATACTGTGCCAGGCATGACTAGTCATAGCTTAGTGCCTATGGCTGCCAAAGCTCGCGGTATGGATTTTGAGCACTTATGCTGGCATATCTTATCGCAAACGCTTTGA
- a CDS encoding cell division protein FtsQ/DivIB yields the protein MAQTVDDVAELMNTEMDNKKPSLPLLNSAKYIFTAVVVALLLLILAMGVKALRDAPPATIAVNTQGLSAAQYQSLQQTMSQQKVSSFFTNDLQSLRDIAMGLAWVDQVSVTRDWQRGIVITALPKQAIANFGTERLVDAKGKVFVPADSSDLRQQQFATLQGSIEQAPVIMQQMQQINEWYAPLDVQVEDIILTPRMTWLVRFDNGLRVIVDNENTAQKLLSLSQLLAAQLNNRLSEMQSIDLRYKNGFTITWNIKEADTTATTGATATS from the coding sequence ATGGCTCAAACTGTCGATGATGTGGCTGAGCTAATGAATACTGAAATGGATAATAAAAAACCAAGCTTACCTTTGCTAAATTCAGCTAAGTATATCTTTACAGCGGTAGTGGTGGCTTTATTATTATTGATATTAGCTATGGGGGTTAAGGCTTTACGCGATGCGCCGCCTGCTACTATTGCTGTCAATACTCAAGGGTTGAGTGCCGCTCAGTATCAAAGCTTACAGCAGACCATGAGCCAACAAAAGGTAAGCAGCTTTTTTACTAATGATTTACAGTCTTTACGTGATATTGCGATGGGATTGGCTTGGGTCGATCAGGTGAGTGTGACTCGCGATTGGCAGCGCGGTATAGTTATTACTGCATTACCCAAACAAGCTATCGCCAATTTTGGTACCGAAAGATTAGTGGATGCCAAAGGCAAAGTGTTTGTACCGGCTGATAGTAGTGATTTGCGTCAACAGCAGTTCGCTACTTTACAAGGTTCTATTGAGCAAGCCCCGGTAATCATGCAGCAAATGCAGCAGATTAATGAATGGTATGCACCGCTTGATGTGCAAGTTGAAGATATTATTTTGACGCCGCGTATGACTTGGCTAGTTCGGTTTGATAATGGCCTGCGTGTTATTGTTGATAACGAAAACACGGCGCAAAAATTATTGAGTTTAAGTCAATTGTTAGCCGCTCAGCTTAATAATCGACTCAGTGAGATGCAATCAATAGATTTACGTTATAAGAACGGTTTTACCATTACTTGGAATATTAAGGAGGCGGATACTACGGCTACTACCGGAGCTACTGCTACTTCTTAA
- the ftsA gene encoding cell division protein FtsA: MPNSLLISDNLSGNMKNTENLVVVHLSATAVYVVIGSVVSAKDIRIMGVGQVKNNDFYQGRIKHRERLQGAIKQAIQEAEDTANCRVHSVWLTLATPELLSKNSIGQVAVEEEVVLAKDMVQALSSAKAQDLPSDYYLMHCCQQGIYIDDTDTMVDDAIEMIAKNITVLYHMMMMPVASRQNIQKLLQSCDVGIDHIVFDAVTSAEYSLISEERQQGVCLVNIGASTTSICVYKENKLIFTHCIASGSHEVTMDISADIGISMIEAERLKKSHGTVDIHSVDPGAFHLFKPQTSGDEFNVSLHNLARIIEARYIQIFTEVARQLHQAELIGFIDCGIVLTGGGSTIKGMIPFAKKLLKMPVVMSNTHPDISAYNHFDSEDTFKQLSTQVNDRAYHTAFGTLLYSQSEQFRHSEQSEPEAIKKSSVKVTFQKVGQRFTNVFKKIL; the protein is encoded by the coding sequence ATGCCTAATAGTCTCCTGATTAGCGATAATTTGTCTGGTAACATGAAAAATACTGAAAACCTCGTTGTTGTTCATCTAAGTGCCACTGCAGTCTATGTGGTAATCGGCAGTGTCGTCTCTGCAAAAGACATTCGTATCATGGGTGTCGGTCAAGTCAAAAACAACGATTTTTATCAAGGTCGAATCAAGCATCGCGAACGGCTACAAGGCGCTATCAAACAAGCCATTCAAGAAGCGGAAGATACCGCAAATTGCCGCGTACATAGTGTTTGGCTAACTCTAGCTACTCCTGAGCTCTTGAGTAAGAATAGTATCGGGCAAGTCGCTGTAGAGGAGGAGGTCGTTCTAGCAAAAGATATGGTGCAGGCTTTATCCAGTGCCAAGGCGCAAGATTTACCGTCTGATTATTATTTAATGCACTGCTGTCAGCAAGGTATCTATATCGATGATACCGACACTATGGTCGATGACGCCATTGAGATGATCGCCAAAAACATCACCGTTCTTTATCACATGATGATGATGCCAGTCGCTAGTCGCCAAAATATTCAAAAACTGCTACAAAGCTGCGATGTCGGCATCGATCATATTGTTTTTGATGCTGTTACTAGTGCAGAATACAGCCTGATAAGCGAAGAGCGCCAGCAAGGGGTTTGTTTGGTTAATATAGGCGCGAGTACTACTAGCATTTGCGTTTATAAAGAGAATAAGCTTATCTTTACGCATTGTATCGCTAGTGGCAGTCACGAGGTTACTATGGATATCTCAGCCGATATCGGTATCTCGATGATAGAAGCTGAGCGACTAAAAAAATCTCATGGTACAGTCGATATTCATAGCGTTGACCCTGGCGCTTTTCATCTGTTTAAACCACAAACAAGTGGTGATGAATTTAATGTCAGTTTGCATAATTTAGCCCGTATTATCGAAGCTCGTTATATTCAGATATTCACTGAGGTGGCGCGCCAACTACATCAAGCAGAACTGATAGGCTTTATCGATTGCGGTATTGTGTTAACAGGGGGCGGTAGTACGATTAAAGGCATGATACCCTTTGCCAAAAAACTATTAAAGATGCCAGTGGTGATGTCTAATACTCATCCGGACATTAGTGCCTATAATCACTTTGATAGTGAAGACACCTTTAAGCAGCTTAGTACTCAGGTTAATGACCGCGCTTATCATACCGCTTTTGGAACTTTGTTATATAGTCAAAGCGAGCAGTTTCGCCATAGTGAACAAAGCGAGCCTGAAGCTATTAAAAAGAGTAGCGTAAAAGTCACCTTTCAAAAGGTAGGTCAGCGTTTTACTAATGTGTTCAAAAAAATACTGTAA
- the ftsZ gene encoding cell division protein FtsZ, whose translation MSKYTMPDDSQVQDNGQARFTVFGVGGGGGNAVEHMVQQGIRGVTFVCANTDRQALDRLTAPNKLQLGAKTNRGLGAGANPEVGREAAESEEEAIRELLQNSDMVFITAGMGGGTGTGAAPVVARIAKELEVLTVAVVTTPFKFEGGKRIKAAKAGIEQLTNFVDSIITIPNDKLMSVYGNISMQDAFKKADDVLLHAVQGIAETIASEGMINIDFNDIRTAMTAKGHAMMGIGRASGDDRARQATEKAIRSPLLDDLRLENAKGLLVNVISSESLSLDEMSKISAIVDEITDIDEAHIFYGSVIDEKMGDDLHVTVIATGLTLDENAGKEVEEPPVPSVNSTQSVDPSLHTSALNSQKQNQAQQYQDSAPRASVKEQPQTKTNSIQDYLKRQQNK comes from the coding sequence ATGTCAAAATATACTATGCCAGATGATAGTCAAGTTCAAGATAATGGCCAAGCAAGATTCACCGTATTTGGGGTCGGCGGTGGCGGTGGTAACGCGGTTGAACATATGGTTCAGCAAGGTATTAGAGGCGTTACTTTTGTTTGTGCTAATACCGATAGACAAGCTCTTGATCGTTTAACTGCTCCAAATAAGCTACAACTTGGCGCAAAAACCAATCGCGGGCTTGGTGCTGGAGCCAATCCAGAGGTAGGGCGTGAAGCTGCTGAGAGCGAAGAAGAAGCCATTCGCGAATTGCTACAAAACTCAGATATGGTCTTTATTACCGCAGGCATGGGCGGTGGTACTGGTACTGGAGCGGCTCCCGTTGTGGCTCGTATTGCCAAAGAGTTAGAGGTGCTAACCGTTGCTGTAGTCACTACGCCATTCAAATTTGAAGGTGGTAAACGCATCAAAGCTGCCAAAGCGGGTATCGAGCAGTTGACTAATTTTGTCGACTCTATTATCACAATTCCTAATGATAAGTTGATGAGCGTCTATGGCAATATCTCCATGCAAGATGCTTTCAAAAAAGCGGATGATGTATTACTGCACGCGGTGCAAGGTATCGCTGAGACTATTGCTAGCGAAGGTATGATCAATATTGACTTTAACGATATTCGTACCGCTATGACTGCTAAGGGTCATGCGATGATGGGTATTGGCCGTGCTAGCGGTGATGATCGCGCCCGTCAAGCGACTGAAAAGGCTATTAGATCGCCACTGCTTGATGATTTACGGTTAGAGAATGCCAAAGGCCTACTCGTTAACGTCATCTCTTCTGAGTCACTATCTCTGGATGAGATGAGCAAAATCAGTGCCATTGTTGATGAGATTACCGATATAGATGAAGCGCATATCTTTTATGGTTCTGTTATCGATGAGAAGATGGGCGATGATTTGCATGTAACCGTTATTGCAACAGGTCTAACTTTGGATGAGAATGCAGGCAAAGAGGTTGAAGAGCCGCCAGTGCCTTCGGTTAATAGTACGCAGTCAGTAGATCCAAGCTTGCATACTAGCGCTTTAAATAGCCAAAAACAGAATCAGGCTCAGCAGTATCAAGACAGCGCGCCACGAGCATCAGTCAAAGAGCAGCCACAAACAAAGACTAATAGCATTCAAGATTATCTAAAACGTCAGCAAAACAAATAG
- the lpxC gene encoding UDP-3-O-acyl-N-acetylglucosamine deacetylase, translating to MNQRTIKTVIAVTGTGLHSGEPVNLEFHPQPIDTGVVFERSDIPGSAPIPASAFLVQDTMMSSNLVFGGTRVGTVEHLLSAIAGLGVDNLLIRVSASEIPIMDGSAAPFVGLLLQAGFIEQEAPKKFLRIVRPVRVKVEDKWAELRPYEGFEMNFEIDFEHPAFNKNFQHAQFCFSTQNFIEQVSEARTFGFIKDIEALRKNNLALGGSMDNAIVIDEHRVLNAEGLRFNDEFVRHKILDALGDLYLIGYPILGRFSAYKSGHALNNLLVREILFDASNFEIVTFDDNVSCPIEYLPLSRLAVEG from the coding sequence ATGAATCAAAGAACTATTAAAACAGTTATAGCGGTCACTGGTACCGGCTTACATAGTGGCGAGCCTGTCAATTTAGAGTTTCATCCACAGCCTATCGATACAGGCGTGGTCTTTGAGCGCTCAGATATACCGGGGTCAGCTCCTATCCCTGCTAGTGCTTTTTTGGTACAAGACACTATGATGTCGTCCAATCTAGTATTCGGTGGTACGCGTGTCGGTACGGTTGAGCATTTATTGAGTGCTATAGCGGGTCTTGGGGTAGATAACCTGTTGATTCGCGTCTCAGCTAGTGAGATTCCTATTATGGATGGTAGCGCCGCTCCTTTTGTTGGGTTACTACTACAAGCTGGCTTTATCGAACAAGAAGCACCAAAGAAGTTTTTGAGAATAGTTAGACCAGTACGTGTCAAAGTAGAGGATAAATGGGCAGAGCTGCGTCCATATGAAGGTTTTGAGATGAACTTTGAGATCGACTTTGAACATCCTGCTTTTAATAAAAACTTTCAGCATGCGCAGTTTTGTTTTTCGACACAGAATTTTATTGAACAGGTCAGTGAAGCTCGTACCTTTGGCTTTATCAAAGACATAGAAGCACTACGCAAAAATAATCTAGCTCTAGGCGGTAGTATGGATAATGCCATCGTTATTGATGAGCATAGAGTGTTGAACGCTGAAGGACTACGCTTCAATGATGAGTTTGTGCGTCACAAGATATTGGATGCACTAGGCGATTTATATTTGATTGGCTATCCTATATTAGGTCGTTTTAGTGCCTATAAATCGGGTCATGCGTTGAATAATTTATTGGTTCGTGAGATTTTATTTGATGCTAGTAACTTTGAAATTGTAACATTTGATGACAATGTAAGCTGTCCTATCGAATATTTACCGCTTTCAAGATTAGCTGTTGAAGGATAA
- a CDS encoding CHAP domain-containing protein has protein sequence MKQALLILSVLGMGIAQTSGAVETTFQPNNTLSHTITNISAASNYGSSQNIYSTNSGAHVYSNDEISQAIDNLSAHAKQKEYQLASLTSRLSYERQQQIRSNIPDSNSAPAIAAANASRVALSRSSGYCARYVRKALQSAGYEFTPNPSAYQYATRGTLANAGFSKISNDTPPQIGDVVVFNRTSSRPHGHIQIFDGSGWVSDFRQNSINPYSGTHSYTTWRDSKYVDDASNRGIYLAMADK, from the coding sequence ATGAAACAAGCTTTATTAATTTTGTCAGTACTGGGAATGGGCATAGCACAAACGAGTGGTGCTGTCGAAACGACCTTTCAACCAAATAATACCTTGAGTCATACCATCACCAATATCTCTGCTGCTTCGAACTACGGTTCTAGCCAGAACATCTACAGCACTAACAGCGGTGCTCACGTTTACAGCAATGATGAAATCAGCCAAGCTATCGATAATCTAAGCGCCCATGCCAAGCAAAAAGAATACCAGCTTGCTTCATTGACAAGTCGTTTATCATACGAGCGTCAACAACAAATTCGTAGTAATATTCCAGACAGCAATTCAGCACCAGCTATCGCCGCTGCTAATGCCTCAAGAGTTGCTTTATCTAGAAGCTCTGGTTACTGTGCTCGTTATGTGCGTAAAGCGCTACAATCTGCCGGTTATGAGTTTACTCCAAACCCGTCTGCTTATCAGTATGCTACCCGTGGTACGCTAGCTAATGCAGGCTTTAGTAAAATCAGTAATGATACGCCGCCGCAAATCGGTGATGTAGTAGTCTTCAATCGCACCTCAAGCCGTCCACATGGCCATATTCAGATATTTGATGGCAGTGGCTGGGTTTCTGACTTCCGCCAAAACAGCATCAACCCTTATAGCGGTACACACAGCTATACTACTTGGCGCGATTCAAAATACGTTGATGATGCATCAAACCGTGGTATCTACTTAGCTATGGCTGATAAATAA
- a CDS encoding YhbY family RNA-binding protein has protein sequence MELDNATIKRLKSIGHELKPIVMIGNKGVTPAIAEEIDRALTDHELIKVKLPAGTKHERDIVSNEIAVAAKANVIHTIGRMALLLRQNPNANPKLSNLARHSQ, from the coding sequence ATGGAACTTGATAACGCTACTATTAAACGCTTAAAAAGCATCGGCCATGAGCTAAAGCCTATCGTGATGATTGGTAATAAAGGTGTCACCCCGGCTATCGCTGAAGAGATTGACAGAGCTTTAACGGATCATGAGCTCATTAAAGTAAAGCTACCAGCAGGCACAAAACATGAGCGCGATATCGTGAGTAATGAGATTGCAGTAGCTGCTAAAGCCAACGTTATTCACACTATTGGCCGTATGGCACTGCTGCTACGCCAAAACCCTAACGCTAACCCTAAGCTGTCAAACTTAGCTCGTCATTCTCAATAG
- a CDS encoding RlmE family RNA methyltransferase, which translates to MATRIENKKLSKSSRAWMKEHLDDHYVKQAQKDGYRARAAYKLLEINDKTNIITKGMTVVDLGSAPGSWSQVASKLVGEKGTLIASDILPMDALADVTFIQGDFREADVFESIMAEVGQRQVDVVLSDMAPNTAGNSAVDQPRMMYLCELAVDFALATLPTGGALIMKVFQGEGTQELRQQMQQDFSKIRSIKPAASRARSKEMFWVAIK; encoded by the coding sequence TTGGCTACCCGCATTGAAAATAAAAAACTATCAAAAAGTAGCCGTGCTTGGATGAAAGAGCATCTAGACGACCATTATGTCAAGCAAGCACAAAAAGACGGTTATCGGGCGCGCGCCGCTTATAAATTGCTGGAGATTAATGATAAGACCAACATCATTACCAAAGGTATGACGGTAGTAGATTTAGGCAGTGCGCCAGGTAGTTGGTCGCAGGTGGCAAGTAAGCTTGTTGGCGAAAAAGGCACGTTAATTGCCTCTGATATTTTACCGATGGATGCTTTGGCTGATGTGACCTTTATTCAAGGTGATTTTCGTGAAGCCGATGTTTTTGAGAGTATCATGGCTGAGGTGGGCCAAAGACAAGTCGATGTGGTGTTATCGGATATGGCACCAAATACTGCTGGTAATAGTGCAGTTGATCAGCCGCGTATGATGTACTTGTGTGAGTTGGCAGTAGATTTTGCATTAGCGACTTTGCCTACAGGCGGCGCGCTTATTATGAAGGTGTTTCAAGGCGAGGGCACCCAAGAGCTACGTCAGCAAATGCAGCAAGATTTTAGCAAGATTCGCAGTATAAAACCGGCAGCTTCTAGAGCGCGCTCCAAAGAGATGTTCTGGGTAGCGATAAAATAG
- the ftsH gene encoding ATP-dependent zinc metalloprotease FtsH has translation MSDMVKNTLLWLVVIGVLVLVFSGFDKSSEPDNLNYSEFVTAVSENQVARVEIDGEQITGEKKNGSAFETIRPAVADEQLMPLLRENQVEVEGTAPKRQSVLMQLLIASFPILLIIGLFLFFMRNMQGGAGGKGGGPMSFGKSKAKMLTEDQIKVNFDDVAGCEEAKEEVVEVVEFLRDPDKFTKLGATIPRGILMVGPPGTGKTLLARAIAGEAKVPFFSISGSDFVEMFVGVGASRVRDMFEQAKKSAPCIIFIDEIDAVGRHRGSGMGGGNDEREQTLNQLLVEMDGFEGNEGVIVIAATNRADVLDKALLRPGRFDRQVQVGLPDIKGREQILKVHLKKLPNTISVDARALARGTPGFSGAQLANLVNEAALFAARRNKRSVDMNDFEDAKDKLYMGPERKSMVIREEERRATAYHEAGHALVAELLPGTDPVHKVTIMPRGFALGVTWQLPEHDQTSMYKSKMLSDIAILFGGRIAEEVFINQMSTGASNDFERATKMARAMVTKYGMSDALGIMVYEDDDSSQGYFGGGGRTISEATQQKVDEEVRRMLEEQYDIARELIEANQDKMHEMVDALMKWETIDRDQLQDILAGEEPRPPKVYQHNEVNLSKDRGKPEGTIPPPLPAM, from the coding sequence GTGAGCGACATGGTAAAAAATACCTTATTGTGGCTGGTAGTAATCGGCGTTCTAGTGCTAGTTTTCAGTGGCTTTGATAAATCATCTGAGCCTGATAACCTTAATTACTCTGAATTTGTGACCGCTGTGTCCGAAAATCAGGTAGCTAGAGTTGAGATCGATGGCGAACAGATCACTGGTGAGAAGAAAAATGGTTCAGCATTTGAGACCATTAGACCCGCTGTGGCTGATGAGCAGCTGATGCCACTGCTACGTGAAAATCAAGTCGAGGTGGAAGGTACGGCACCGAAGCGTCAAAGCGTATTGATGCAGCTATTGATTGCCAGTTTCCCCATTCTGTTAATCATTGGTTTGTTTTTATTCTTCATGCGTAATATGCAAGGCGGCGCAGGTGGCAAAGGCGGTGGCCCGATGAGCTTCGGTAAATCCAAAGCTAAGATGCTAACCGAAGATCAAATCAAAGTGAACTTCGATGACGTAGCAGGCTGTGAAGAGGCTAAAGAAGAAGTCGTTGAAGTGGTCGAGTTTTTGCGTGACCCTGACAAATTTACTAAGCTTGGTGCGACTATCCCTCGTGGTATTTTGATGGTAGGTCCTCCTGGTACTGGTAAAACCTTGCTAGCTCGTGCTATCGCTGGTGAAGCTAAAGTACCGTTCTTCTCAATCTCAGGTTCTGACTTTGTGGAGATGTTCGTCGGTGTTGGTGCTTCGCGTGTTCGTGATATGTTTGAACAAGCCAAAAAAAGCGCTCCTTGTATCATCTTTATCGATGAGATTGATGCAGTCGGTCGTCACCGCGGTTCAGGTATGGGCGGCGGTAATGACGAGCGTGAGCAGACGCTTAACCAGTTACTAGTTGAAATGGATGGCTTTGAAGGTAATGAGGGCGTTATTGTCATTGCAGCAACCAACCGTGCTGACGTGTTAGACAAAGCTTTATTACGTCCGGGTCGTTTTGATCGTCAAGTACAAGTGGGCTTGCCAGATATCAAAGGCCGTGAGCAAATCCTTAAAGTGCATTTGAAAAAGCTACCTAATACTATTAGCGTAGATGCTCGTGCATTAGCTCGCGGTACACCCGGTTTTAGCGGCGCGCAGTTAGCTAACTTAGTGAACGAAGCGGCATTGTTTGCGGCACGTCGCAATAAGCGTAGTGTTGATATGAACGACTTTGAAGATGCCAAAGATAAGCTATATATGGGCCCTGAGCGTAAATCGATGGTTATCCGTGAAGAGGAGCGCCGAGCTACTGCTTATCATGAAGCGGGTCACGCTCTAGTAGCTGAGCTACTACCGGGTACAGATCCGGTGCATAAGGTTACCATTATGCCGCGTGGTTTTGCGCTTGGAGTAACTTGGCAGCTTCCTGAGCATGATCAGACAAGTATGTATAAGTCAAAAATGCTCAGCGACATTGCTATCTTGTTTGGTGGTCGTATCGCTGAAGAGGTGTTTATCAATCAGATGTCTACCGGTGCTTCTAATGACTTTGAGCGTGCTACCAAGATGGCACGAGCAATGGTTACTAAATACGGTATGTCAGACGCGCTAGGCATTATGGTTTATGAAGATGATGATAGCTCGCAAGGTTACTTTGGTGGTGGCGGCCGTACTATCTCTGAGGCCACTCAGCAAAAAGTTGATGAAGAAGTACGCCGGATGTTAGAGGAGCAATATGATATCGCTCGCGAGCTTATCGAAGCCAACCAAGATAAGATGCATGAGATGGTCGATGCGCTGATGAAGTGGGAAACGATCGATCGTGACCAGCTCCAAGATATCTTAGCGGGTGAAGAGCCACGTCCACCCAAGGTTTATCAGCATAACGAAGTTAATCTATCTAAAGATAGAGGTAAACCTGAAGGTACTATTCCGCCTCCACTACCGGCAATGTAG